The following proteins are encoded in a genomic region of Cryptococcus gattii WM276 chromosome I, complete sequence:
- a CDS encoding Hypothetical protein (Similar to TIGR gene model, INSD accession AAW42751.1; CND05190) translates to MAHSARGGKSKADITFQDFLRAEAHLNRPRQCQKCYQYWPWATFRLDRTGAHPLFCLRCSRPDLYRKHWKATHDEMVCYNLTSCVLCPLCF, encoded by the exons ATGGCACACTCTGCCCGCGGCGGGAAATCAAAGGCCGACATTACGTTTCAAGATTTCCTTAGGGCAGAGGCACATCTCAACAGACCTCGTCAGTGTCAAAAATGTTACCAGTACTGGCCATGGGCAACTTTCAGGCTCGACAGAACTGGTGCGCAT CCTCTGTTCTGCCTCCGATGTTCAAGGCCAGACTTATACCGCAAGCACTGGAAGGCGACACATGATGAAATGGTATGTTACAATCTCACATCGTGTGTGCTATGCCCGTTATGCTTTTAG